The Sorangiineae bacterium MSr11367 genome window below encodes:
- a CDS encoding GAF domain-containing protein, with product MADRKTGGGQQPDAKGEASADIKTDASAKMERDSFVHTFFKKGAEFTDELLRENDRLRKRLFDLESENAALRTHLASDEAIRELLRKIEYLEREKEQLLSHVREAERNSSHLFTRYSEVEEELSNLAHLYVASYQLHSTLHLREVLRHLKELLTQLVGSRAHAFYLKDGTELVPIASDGIELSRLPRLAIHAGSRKEEDRGSRDRTGDLIERVFMTGVAHIEEGELSSAPRDQPAACVPMRIDDAVVGVIVIYSLLDQKEQFLPVDYALFKMLGAHAATALMGALLFANSNGRFPGLEAIDAITRNVGDDLK from the coding sequence ATGGCGGACCGAAAAACCGGGGGGGGACAGCAGCCCGACGCCAAAGGCGAGGCGTCCGCGGACATCAAAACGGACGCCAGCGCAAAGATGGAACGGGACTCGTTCGTGCATACGTTCTTCAAGAAGGGCGCCGAGTTCACCGACGAGCTCTTGCGCGAAAACGACCGCCTCCGAAAGCGCCTGTTCGATCTGGAGAGCGAGAATGCCGCCCTGCGCACGCACCTGGCGAGCGACGAGGCCATCCGCGAGCTGCTCCGCAAGATCGAATACCTGGAGCGGGAAAAGGAGCAGCTCCTTTCCCACGTCCGGGAGGCCGAGCGCAATTCGTCTCATCTTTTCACCCGCTACTCCGAAGTGGAGGAGGAGCTGTCGAACCTCGCGCACCTCTACGTGGCGAGCTACCAGCTTCACTCGACGTTGCATCTGCGCGAGGTGCTGCGGCACCTGAAAGAGCTGCTCACGCAACTGGTCGGTTCGCGCGCGCACGCCTTCTACTTGAAGGACGGGACGGAACTCGTTCCCATCGCGAGCGACGGCATCGAGCTATCGCGTCTGCCCCGCCTGGCCATCCACGCCGGATCTCGAAAAGAGGAAGATCGCGGCTCGCGCGATCGTACGGGGGATTTGATCGAGCGGGTTTTCATGACGGGCGTGGCGCACATCGAGGAGGGGGAGCTCAGTTCGGCGCCGCGGGACCAACCGGCCGCGTGCGTTCCGATGCGCATCGACGATGCCGTCGTGGGGGTGATCGTGATTTATTCTCTGTTGGATCAGAAAGAGCAGTTCTTACCCGTCGACTACGCGCTCTTTAAAATGTTGGGGGCACACGCGGCCACGGCACTCATGGGGGCGCTCCTTTTCGCAAACTCGAACGGCAGGTTTCCTGGCCTCGAAGCCATCGATGCGATCACTCGTAACGTCGGAGACGACTTGAAATGA
- a CDS encoding polyprenyl synthetase family protein, producing the protein MKEVVGGPPPSQGFRDFAHAVKEAIDRELPRWLAPHVAKAKELGGTAFAVADAIRTFTTRGGKRIRPVLMAAACEAYGGPRAFDILPALLSVELLQGYLLIHDDWMDEDEVRRGGPTVHVALRAQFGSARAGEIGAVLAGDLAMGYSLTALLETRTTPDRLAEATRQLARMQVEVVAGQVLDVYHDGNVETVHDLKTTSYTVRGPLLLGASLAGASASQKAELEAFAQPLGLAFQLRDDLLGTFGDPQKTGKSAAGDLQQGKRTALVHELLAADRTGEDRALVERVLGVKDAPAADVARALERLATARPRVEARLSALLDESHAHLGRMDLRAEARNILAGAISALGERER; encoded by the coding sequence ATGAAAGAGGTCGTCGGCGGCCCCCCGCCGTCCCAAGGGTTTAGGGACTTTGCGCATGCTGTCAAAGAGGCCATCGACCGTGAGCTGCCGCGATGGCTTGCCCCCCACGTCGCCAAAGCGAAGGAGCTCGGCGGGACGGCGTTTGCCGTAGCCGACGCGATTCGTACGTTTACGACGCGCGGTGGCAAGCGTATCCGCCCCGTGCTCATGGCCGCCGCGTGCGAAGCGTACGGCGGACCGCGCGCGTTCGACATCCTTCCCGCGCTGCTCAGTGTGGAGCTTCTTCAAGGCTACTTGCTCATCCACGACGACTGGATGGACGAGGACGAAGTCCGTCGTGGCGGTCCAACGGTGCACGTGGCGCTCCGTGCGCAATTCGGCTCAGCGCGCGCTGGTGAAATTGGCGCCGTTTTGGCGGGCGATTTGGCCATGGGCTATTCGCTCACGGCCCTGCTCGAAACTCGCACCACGCCGGACCGTCTTGCGGAAGCAACTCGCCAGCTCGCGCGTATGCAAGTGGAAGTGGTGGCCGGACAAGTCCTCGACGTGTACCACGACGGAAACGTCGAGACGGTTCACGACCTCAAAACGACGAGCTACACGGTCCGCGGTCCGCTCCTTCTCGGTGCGTCGCTCGCTGGGGCCAGCGCTTCACAAAAGGCGGAACTCGAAGCCTTCGCGCAGCCACTCGGGCTGGCCTTTCAACTTCGCGACGACCTTCTCGGTACCTTCGGCGATCCGCAGAAGACGGGAAAGTCGGCCGCGGGAGATCTGCAGCAGGGCAAGCGCACTGCGCTCGTTCACGAACTGCTCGCCGCCGACCGCACCGGGGAAGACCGCGCGTTGGTCGAGCGCGTGCTGGGCGTCAAAGATGCGCCAGCCGCGGACGTGGCCCGCGCGCTCGAGCGCCTCGCCACCGCACGGCCGCGTGTAGAGGCTCGCCTCTCCGCGCTGCTCGACGAATCCCACGCGCACCTCGGGCGGATGGACTTACGGGCGGAAGCACGAAACATACTCGCAGGGGCCATTTCTGCGCTGGGGGAGCGCGAACGATGA
- the mvaD gene encoding diphosphomevalonate decarboxylase: protein MTAATAIAHTNFALAKYWGKKPLPGNYPAVPSLSVTLEGMSTRTTVRFDADLQADQVTLNGALATGDVHGRVVTLLDRVRALAGRSTRASVESANDFPTASGLASSASGFAALALAAVHAMPGLDLSIERVSDLARQSSASAARSLFGGFVELPAGEGISGARPIAPPDHLDLHVLVCVVTEGSKDVGSTSGMQKTSLTSPYYPAWLDAAPAIFAAMKLALEARDWEKLGDLTERSALAMHAAAMAAGLVYVRGVTLDLFAAVRRLRQEGLLAYFTADAGPHVKVLVRSADLARAKGALAQVPGVLRIIETRPGGGAVIVQ from the coding sequence GTGACCGCGGCCACTGCCATCGCCCATACGAACTTCGCACTTGCCAAATACTGGGGAAAAAAGCCCCTCCCGGGAAACTACCCCGCCGTACCGAGTCTCTCGGTGACCTTGGAGGGCATGTCCACGCGCACCACGGTGCGCTTCGATGCGGACCTCCAGGCCGACCAAGTGACCCTCAATGGCGCACTTGCTACCGGTGACGTTCACGGGCGCGTCGTGACCTTGCTCGATCGCGTTCGCGCGCTCGCCGGTCGAAGCACGCGGGCTTCCGTGGAATCGGCCAACGACTTTCCCACGGCCAGCGGCCTCGCCTCCAGCGCCTCGGGATTTGCGGCACTCGCGCTCGCCGCCGTCCACGCCATGCCGGGTCTCGATCTGAGCATCGAGCGGGTGAGCGATCTGGCGCGGCAAAGCTCCGCGAGTGCGGCGCGCAGCCTGTTCGGCGGCTTCGTCGAGCTTCCCGCGGGAGAAGGCATCTCCGGCGCCCGGCCCATCGCCCCGCCGGATCATCTCGATCTCCACGTGCTCGTCTGCGTCGTCACCGAAGGGTCGAAGGACGTGGGCTCCACCTCGGGCATGCAGAAGACGTCGCTCACCAGCCCGTACTACCCGGCATGGCTCGATGCCGCGCCGGCCATCTTCGCGGCGATGAAGCTGGCCCTCGAAGCGCGCGACTGGGAAAAATTGGGCGATCTCACGGAGCGAAGCGCCCTGGCGATGCACGCCGCCGCCATGGCTGCGGGCCTCGTGTACGTGCGCGGCGTGACCTTGGATCTCTTCGCGGCCGTTCGAAGACTCCGCCAAGAGGGCCTGCTGGCTTACTTCACGGCCGACGCTGGCCCGCACGTGAAGGTGCTCGTGCGCTCCGCCGATTTGGCACGCGCCAAAGGGGCACTCGCGCAGGTCCCCGGCGTTCTCCGGATCATCGAGACGCGCCCGGGCGGCGGCGCGGTGATCGTGCAATGA
- the fni gene encoding type 2 isopentenyl-diphosphate Delta-isomerase, translating into MSGSIGERKSDHLTLCATEDVGFRARSTLLEGVRLVHDALPDRHADEIDLGCTLAGKTLKAPLVIAAMTGGTEEAARVNRGLAQIAEERGIAFGLGSQRAMHVRPNSKDTYRVREVAPTTVVLGNLGVVQAREMSTAQIQDLIGYVGADALCIHLNPAMEMVQPGGDRDFSLGLETIARLRHELSVPVLAKETGCGLSRSVGERLRSVGVEHVDVSGAGGTSWVGVETRRAEKAGDVQSKSLGEAFWDWGIPTAASVAVLAPLGFRSVIATGGVATGLDVARALALGATHAGIARPMLRAFSEGGHDGAIAKLDAIFMELRCAMLLTGSKDVATLRTAKRIIVGELALWIEQM; encoded by the coding sequence ATGTCCGGTTCGATCGGAGAACGAAAAAGCGATCACCTCACGCTCTGTGCAACGGAGGATGTCGGCTTCCGCGCGCGGTCGACGCTGCTGGAGGGGGTGCGCTTGGTGCACGATGCCCTCCCCGATCGGCATGCGGACGAGATCGACTTGGGGTGTACGCTCGCCGGCAAAACGCTGAAGGCTCCCCTCGTCATCGCGGCGATGACCGGAGGAACGGAGGAGGCCGCGCGGGTGAATCGCGGGCTCGCCCAGATTGCCGAGGAGCGCGGCATTGCGTTTGGTCTCGGCAGCCAGCGCGCCATGCACGTGCGGCCCAATAGCAAGGACACGTACCGGGTGCGCGAGGTCGCACCGACGACGGTCGTCCTGGGGAACTTGGGCGTGGTGCAGGCGCGGGAGATGTCCACCGCGCAGATTCAAGATTTGATTGGCTACGTGGGGGCGGATGCACTCTGCATCCATCTGAATCCCGCCATGGAGATGGTGCAGCCCGGCGGCGATCGCGATTTCTCGCTCGGGCTGGAGACCATTGCGCGCCTCCGGCACGAGCTTTCGGTGCCGGTCCTCGCGAAGGAGACCGGCTGCGGGCTTTCACGCTCCGTCGGCGAGCGGCTTCGCTCCGTCGGGGTGGAGCACGTCGATGTCTCCGGTGCGGGGGGCACGTCGTGGGTGGGGGTCGAGACACGGCGGGCCGAAAAGGCCGGCGATGTCCAATCGAAGAGCCTCGGGGAGGCGTTTTGGGATTGGGGCATTCCGACCGCAGCCTCGGTGGCGGTCCTCGCCCCGCTGGGATTCCGCAGCGTCATCGCCACGGGCGGTGTCGCGACCGGCCTCGACGTCGCGCGGGCTCTCGCACTCGGTGCGACCCACGCCGGCATCGCCCGGCCCATGCTCCGCGCCTTCTCGGAAGGCGGCCACGATGGGGCCATCGCCAAACTGGATGCAATCTTCATGGAATTGCGTTGCGCAATGCTGCTTACGGGCAGCAAGGATGTAGCGACACTTCGCACCGCAAAGCGCATCATCGTGGGTGAGCTGGCGCTATGGATCGAGCAAATGTGA
- a CDS encoding hydroxymethylglutaryl-CoA reductase, degradative, producing the protein MARTSRLPGFYKVTVPERRALVADVTGTEIAEIERALEAGGLEAETADKFVENVLGTYALPFGVALNVRVNNKDYVVPMVVEEPSVVAAASNAAKMIRTGGGFHAEIDPPLMISQVQLTRVKDPFAAEQRILERKQEILALADRAIPGLIARGGGTRDIEVRRIGTKQDEMLVVHLVVDCRDAMGANLVNGVAEAVGDRLAELAHGKVGLRILSNLCDKRKVRVSCTIAALELATDDMDGDDVIDGIVNASRFAELDPYRAATHNKGIMNGIDAVVIATGNDWRAVEAGAHAFAARNGHYSPLATWRRESEGLPSLVGHLEVPMSLGTVGGTLRVHPAARLGLRMLGQPSAGELAAIAASVGLASNLAAVRALATDGIQRGHMALHARSVAIAAGAEGTVVERVAAMIVEARDITLEAAKRALVLLTAGGEGASLVDD; encoded by the coding sequence ATGGCCCGAACCTCCCGCTTGCCCGGCTTCTACAAAGTTACCGTCCCCGAGCGCCGCGCCCTCGTCGCCGACGTCACGGGAACCGAGATCGCCGAAATCGAACGCGCTCTCGAGGCGGGGGGCCTCGAAGCCGAGACCGCCGACAAGTTCGTCGAGAACGTCCTCGGAACCTACGCACTGCCCTTCGGCGTCGCGCTCAACGTGCGCGTCAACAACAAGGACTACGTCGTTCCGATGGTCGTCGAGGAGCCCAGCGTCGTCGCCGCGGCCTCCAACGCCGCCAAGATGATCCGCACCGGCGGCGGCTTTCACGCGGAGATCGATCCGCCGCTCATGATCAGCCAGGTGCAGCTCACGCGCGTGAAGGATCCCTTCGCCGCCGAGCAACGCATCCTCGAGCGAAAGCAGGAGATCCTCGCCCTCGCCGACCGCGCCATCCCGGGCCTCATCGCCCGCGGCGGTGGCACGCGCGACATCGAAGTTCGCCGCATCGGCACCAAGCAAGACGAGATGCTCGTCGTGCACCTCGTCGTCGACTGCCGCGACGCCATGGGCGCAAACCTGGTGAACGGCGTGGCCGAGGCCGTGGGCGATCGCCTGGCCGAGCTCGCGCACGGCAAGGTGGGGCTGCGCATCCTGTCGAACCTTTGCGACAAGCGCAAAGTGCGCGTGAGCTGCACCATCGCCGCCTTGGAGCTGGCGACGGACGACATGGACGGCGACGACGTCATCGACGGCATCGTCAACGCCTCGCGCTTCGCGGAGCTCGATCCGTACCGCGCCGCCACGCACAACAAGGGCATCATGAACGGCATCGACGCCGTGGTCATCGCCACCGGCAACGACTGGCGCGCCGTCGAAGCGGGCGCCCACGCGTTTGCCGCGCGCAACGGGCACTACTCCCCGCTGGCGACCTGGCGCCGTGAGAGCGAAGGCCTCCCGAGCCTGGTCGGTCACTTGGAGGTTCCGATGTCGCTCGGTACCGTCGGCGGCACCCTGCGGGTGCACCCGGCGGCGCGTTTGGGGTTGCGCATGCTCGGTCAGCCCAGCGCAGGGGAGCTCGCGGCCATCGCGGCCTCCGTCGGCCTCGCGTCCAACCTGGCCGCCGTCCGCGCCCTTGCGACGGATGGTATTCAACGCGGCCACATGGCCCTTCACGCACGGTCCGTGGCCATCGCCGCCGGGGCCGAGGGGACCGTCGTGGAGCGGGTCGCCGCGATGATCGTCGAGGCACGCGACATCACCCTCGAGGCTGCCAAGCGCGCCCTCGTCCTGCTCACCGCAGGGGGCGAAGGCGCCAGCCTGGTCGACGACTAG
- a CDS encoding ATP-binding protein, producing the protein MAQDDDMNGKGTNGRSDVPGAAPDPRHDLAGALHDVSNALTVLLGWVAEARLPGASSDAVAYALRIIEQRGRAARDLARRAIGVEIPRTDDFELVDVTLSDTIDGLTVEAQHLHVSLELATPPTGARITGASELAQIVTNLLLNAMAHSPSGGTVRVRSFVAPRGLQIDVEDDGPGISEERVLTLFDGVSTRTGGAGVGLRHARALARANGGELLLAKKSPADPARGACFRIFWPQDGHLAAVPPSTARPRTLEGVRILVLEDDDDVCTLLEASLGARGAQVTVARNASDLARAIDRREHDAALLDLSPISRDVEGALAAFRARSPHASVVFITGSVDRLPEHLAGQIHCVRKPFEVSEVVEALSRRKHA; encoded by the coding sequence TTGGCGCAAGACGACGACATGAACGGCAAGGGCACGAACGGCAGGTCCGACGTGCCGGGTGCCGCACCAGACCCGCGGCATGATCTCGCGGGCGCGCTGCACGACGTCTCCAACGCGCTCACGGTCCTACTTGGCTGGGTCGCGGAAGCGCGCCTTCCCGGCGCGTCGTCCGACGCCGTCGCCTATGCACTGCGCATCATCGAGCAGCGCGGGCGCGCGGCGAGGGATCTGGCGCGTCGGGCGATAGGCGTGGAGATCCCGCGCACCGACGATTTCGAGTTGGTCGACGTCACCCTGAGTGACACCATCGACGGGCTCACCGTCGAAGCGCAACACCTGCACGTCTCCCTCGAGCTCGCGACCCCGCCGACCGGCGCCCGCATCACTGGCGCCTCGGAGCTCGCGCAGATCGTGACGAACCTTCTGCTCAACGCCATGGCGCACTCGCCCTCCGGGGGGACCGTGCGCGTGCGCTCGTTCGTCGCCCCCCGCGGCCTGCAGATCGACGTCGAGGACGACGGGCCGGGGATCTCGGAGGAACGCGTCCTCACGCTGTTCGACGGCGTCTCGACGCGCACCGGTGGTGCCGGGGTGGGGCTGCGGCATGCACGCGCCCTGGCCCGGGCGAATGGCGGGGAGCTTCTGCTCGCCAAAAAGAGTCCAGCGGATCCCGCCCGTGGAGCCTGCTTCCGAATTTTCTGGCCCCAGGACGGTCACCTGGCCGCCGTACCGCCCTCGACGGCAAGGCCGCGCACCCTGGAGGGCGTCCGCATCCTCGTTCTGGAGGACGACGACGACGTTTGCACGCTCCTGGAAGCCTCCCTGGGGGCCCGTGGGGCTCAAGTGACCGTTGCACGCAACGCAAGCGACCTGGCGCGGGCCATCGACCGCCGGGAGCACGACGCCGCCCTGCTCGACCTGTCCCCCATCTCACGGGACGTTGAAGGGGCCCTGGCGGCCTTTCGAGCTCGCTCGCCGCACGCTTCCGTCGTTTTTATTACCGGAAGCGTCGACCGGCTCCCCGAGCATCTTGCAGGGCAAATTCACTGCGTTCGTAAGCCTTTCGAGGTCAGCGAAGTGGTCGAAGCACTTTCTCGACGAAAGCACGCTTGA
- the mvk gene encoding mevalonate kinase, producing MTMTQSRPWSHASGKVILLGEHAVVYGVPALAVGISRGALARATPRDEGPSILRLDGLPVELRADDEERDLSRSFRAVLEASGVQGSFLVEARTDLPPGAGLGCSAALGVALARALDPGATAALTAERAMAWERVFHGNPSGVDTAVSAEGGCIYFERGRGFERVESATPLLLCVGHTGTISSTKSMVEAVARLRERRPEMVAKSFDAIRSLVRNARLAIEAGDVRALGQLMDLNQMLLSGLFLSTQEIERMCGLARDVGALGAKLTGAGGGGCVASLVENRDVAERVLHAWKEAGFEGFLAETTSGSRPADRAETPARGSVRDLGELERSP from the coding sequence ATGACGATGACGCAATCGAGACCGTGGTCGCATGCATCGGGCAAGGTGATTCTTCTGGGTGAGCATGCCGTGGTGTACGGCGTGCCGGCGCTCGCCGTGGGCATCTCCCGCGGCGCCCTGGCGCGGGCTACTCCGCGCGACGAGGGGCCGAGCATCTTGCGGCTCGACGGGCTGCCCGTCGAGCTGCGGGCCGACGACGAAGAGCGCGATCTCTCGCGGAGCTTCCGCGCGGTGCTCGAGGCCTCGGGCGTCCAAGGTTCGTTCCTCGTCGAGGCGCGCACCGATTTGCCACCGGGCGCAGGCCTCGGTTGCTCCGCGGCGCTGGGCGTGGCCCTCGCGCGTGCACTCGATCCGGGTGCCACCGCCGCACTCACCGCCGAGCGGGCGATGGCCTGGGAACGCGTCTTTCACGGGAACCCCTCGGGCGTGGACACCGCGGTGTCGGCGGAGGGCGGTTGCATCTACTTCGAGCGCGGGCGCGGCTTCGAGCGCGTGGAAAGCGCCACGCCGCTCCTCTTGTGCGTGGGTCACACGGGCACCATCTCGAGCACGAAGTCCATGGTCGAGGCTGTCGCGCGCCTGCGCGAACGCCGCCCCGAAATGGTCGCGAAGTCGTTCGACGCCATCCGCTCCCTGGTCCGCAACGCGCGACTGGCCATCGAGGCGGGCGACGTGCGCGCCCTCGGTCAGTTGATGGACCTGAATCAAATGCTGCTGAGCGGCCTGTTCCTTTCCACTCAGGAAATCGAGCGGATGTGCGGCCTGGCGCGGGATGTCGGGGCATTGGGCGCCAAGTTGACGGGGGCGGGTGGGGGAGGGTGCGTGGCGTCCTTGGTCGAAAATCGGGACGTCGCCGAGCGTGTTCTCCATGCATGGAAAGAGGCAGGATTCGAAGGCTTTTTGGCCGAGACGACCAGCGGCTCCCGTCCGGCCGATCGCGCCGAAACGCCCGCGAGGGGAAGCGTCCGAGACCTGGGTGAGCTAGAGAGGTCGCCGTGA
- a CDS encoding phosphoribosylanthranilate isomerase: protein MPALHATATRVNDDDYVLTSTSLSPSTTTSTTTTTSDVDVDVRRQRARLTVVLAFGAMTKIKICGITNPEDALACIEAGADAIGLNLVPTSKRYVTPEETRVILRAVAAAAPKFLTVAVVADLPLAEMFEWQHEFGCLQLHGNETPQQLLPLLPHAYKAVRIGDAQDVASAANFAGEHLLADAKVAGTLGGTGTIFDWTLVRELARARKLTLAGGLDATNVHEAISSVKPYAVDVASGVELVGNPRRKDSARIRDFVREVKRAS, encoded by the coding sequence ATGCCGGCGCTCCATGCGACGGCGACGCGGGTCAACGACGACGACTACGTTCTGACGTCTACGTCGCTGTCGCCGTCAACGACAACGTCAACGACCACGACCACGTCAGACGTTGACGTTGACGTCAGACGTCAACGAGCGCGGTTGACGGTGGTGCTAGCCTTTGGGGCGATGACCAAGATCAAGATCTGCGGGATCACCAATCCTGAGGATGCGCTGGCTTGTATCGAGGCGGGGGCGGATGCCATTGGCCTCAACCTGGTGCCGACGAGCAAGCGGTATGTCACGCCGGAAGAGACGCGGGTGATCCTGCGGGCGGTGGCGGCGGCAGCCCCCAAGTTTCTCACTGTTGCGGTGGTGGCCGATTTGCCGTTGGCGGAGATGTTCGAATGGCAGCACGAGTTCGGCTGTTTGCAGCTGCACGGCAATGAAACGCCGCAGCAGCTCTTGCCGCTTTTGCCTCATGCATACAAAGCGGTGCGCATTGGGGATGCGCAGGATGTTGCCTCCGCAGCAAATTTCGCCGGCGAGCATCTGCTGGCCGATGCCAAGGTGGCCGGAACCCTCGGTGGAACCGGGACGATCTTCGATTGGACCCTGGTGCGGGAGCTAGCTCGAGCGCGAAAACTCACCCTGGCGGGCGGGCTCGACGCGACCAATGTTCATGAGGCCATTTCGAGCGTGAAGCCCTATGCGGTCGATGTGGCGAGCGGAGTCGAGCTCGTGGGGAATCCAAGAAGAAAAGATTCCGCGCGCATTCGCGATTTCGTGCGCGAGGTAAAGAGAGCAAGCTAA
- a CDS encoding response regulator, which yields MSAEYTCLVVEDSPMMRQLLVFALSRVKNLRVTEADDGVDGLRKLAAGRFDIILTDINMPIMDGLKLVKRVRSDPMHKDTPVIIITTEGAAEDRKRAIELGANAYITKPIQAPQVIAKVKELLKIVP from the coding sequence ATGAGCGCCGAGTACACGTGCCTGGTGGTGGAAGACTCCCCCATGATGCGGCAGCTTCTCGTCTTCGCGCTCTCGCGTGTGAAAAACCTGCGCGTGACCGAAGCCGACGACGGCGTCGACGGCCTCCGCAAATTGGCCGCTGGCCGTTTCGACATCATTCTGACCGACATCAATATGCCGATCATGGATGGTCTGAAATTGGTCAAACGCGTGCGCTCCGATCCGATGCACAAAGACACCCCGGTCATCATCATCACCACCGAGGGCGCCGCCGAAGACCGCAAACGGGCCATCGAATTGGGCGCCAACGCCTACATCACCAAGCCGATTCAGGCCCCCCAGGTCATCGCCAAGGTGAAAGAATTGTTGAAAATCGTCCCGTAG
- a CDS encoding outer membrane protein transport protein: MTAVATPELVTPDPRSLGMGGLGVAAADDASATHHNPARLQAVTKASFVLGLSALYAHQEAPVPGDSKGTSNIFAPFGMVGGAYRLSPRVVVGLSVLPGSASAGRYELKNGTELSAAAITAEAQLALSFALLDNLWIGVEYRASYVNQTLKTPLVLPDNSVFQVKTALDGFNFLGAAAGIYYEPVRGTGIGFAYRSQMSKDIDGTTDLPQGSFATHSHAATPDKFTLGISQRLLDDALLLNLQGALVMSPWIDQSTTTTIDTPGAPTSSKTVTNDRTFWEAKMGAEYWLDKQWALRAGLILGNENARKDYVSPFSSPPSNFYAAPTLGGGAKFGKWLVDAAMWWLLDHGDQVDTSQNGAPGDYRRSGFVGMLSLRYSI, translated from the coding sequence ATGACGGCCGTCGCGACCCCCGAACTCGTCACGCCCGATCCGCGTAGCCTCGGCATGGGCGGTCTCGGGGTCGCCGCGGCCGACGACGCGTCGGCCACACACCACAACCCGGCGCGGCTGCAAGCCGTCACCAAGGCCAGTTTCGTCCTGGGCTTGAGTGCACTCTATGCCCATCAAGAGGCGCCGGTTCCGGGCGACTCGAAAGGCACGTCGAACATCTTCGCGCCCTTTGGAATGGTGGGCGGCGCATATCGACTTTCGCCGCGAGTCGTCGTCGGCCTTTCGGTCCTCCCGGGCTCTGCCTCCGCGGGCCGCTACGAACTCAAAAATGGGACAGAGTTATCCGCCGCGGCCATCACCGCGGAGGCCCAGCTCGCGCTCTCGTTCGCATTGCTCGACAACCTCTGGATCGGTGTCGAGTACCGCGCGAGCTACGTGAATCAAACCCTCAAAACGCCGCTCGTCCTTCCCGACAACTCGGTCTTCCAAGTGAAGACGGCGCTCGACGGATTCAACTTCTTGGGCGCGGCGGCCGGCATCTACTACGAGCCCGTTCGCGGCACCGGAATCGGCTTCGCCTACCGATCGCAGATGTCCAAGGACATCGATGGGACCACGGATCTGCCGCAGGGAAGCTTCGCCACGCATTCGCACGCGGCCACCCCCGACAAGTTCACCCTCGGCATCTCGCAGCGTCTGCTCGACGATGCGCTTCTGTTGAACCTGCAGGGCGCGCTGGTCATGAGTCCATGGATCGATCAATCGACGACGACCACCATCGACACGCCGGGTGCGCCAACCTCGAGTAAGACGGTCACAAACGACCGCACATTTTGGGAAGCCAAGATGGGCGCGGAGTACTGGCTGGACAAGCAGTGGGCTCTGCGTGCAGGTCTCATCCTCGGCAACGAAAATGCCCGAAAAGACTACGTGAGTCCGTTCTCGTCCCCGCCCTCGAACTTCTACGCAGCCCCCACGCTCGGAGGTGGAGCGAAGTTCGGCAAATGGCTGGTGGACGCGGCCATGTGGTGGTTGCTCGATCACGGCGATCAGGTCGATACGTCCCAGAACGGCGCACCGGGCGATTACCGACGCTCGGGCTTCGTAGGAATGCTGTCGCTGCGATATTCGATTTAA